From a region of the Malania oleifera isolate guangnan ecotype guangnan chromosome 12, ASM2987363v1, whole genome shotgun sequence genome:
- the LOC131144431 gene encoding probable mitochondrial-processing peptidase subunit beta, mitochondrial isoform X2 encodes MATRRLLNLSRMSNKPSTFTSHSRSTSQSSAVAGQISSPASRSPPVMLYDRLSEEVKFKLRRLENPDQRFLRHASPHPAVADHSAILSSPETRITTLPNGLRVATESDLAARTATVGVWIDSGSRFEGDDANGAAHFLESVIFQGTEKKPAVGNVGGQLNACTCREQTNYCATVMGKDAPKAVDALAGMLQNSSFEQKQIDRLRRLILRRAEDVEGRAKEVVFDHLHATAFQHTPLGRTILGTAESIQTITKAHIQNYVSTHYAAHRMVVVAAGAVKHEEIVERVKQQFTKLSANPVTTTQLVSNEPAVFTGSEVRIIDDYDHIARLAVAFKGASWTDPDSIALMVMQHLLGSWNKNGLGGKHVGSSLGQRVGITGIAESMTAFNTQYKDTGLFGVYAVAKVTVTVKGNFDLQNVVAHCIHLKRLTSKTTMSTS; translated from the exons atGGCGACTCGCCGTCTTCTGAATCTTTCTCGGATGTCCAACAAACCCTCAACCTTTACTTCGCACTCTCGATCCACCTCGCAATCGTCGGCGGTTGCTGGACAAATCTCCTCGCCGGCGTCGAGGTCCCCGCCGGTGATGCTCTACGATCGCCTTTCAGAAGAGGTCAAATTCAAGCTCCGCCGCCTCGAAAACCCCGACCAGCGCTTCCTCCGCCACGCTTCTCCACACCCAGCCGTCGCCGACCACTCTGCGATCCTCTCCTCCCCTGAGACGCGCATCACCACTCTTCCCAACGGCCTCCGCGTCGCCACCGAGTCCGACCTAGCCGCCCGCACCGCCACCGTCGGCGTGTGGATCGACTCTGGCAGTCGGTTCGAGGGCGACGACGCCAACGGCGCGGCACACTTTCTGGAGAGCGTGATTTTCCAGGGCACGGAGAAGAAGCCGGCGGTCGGGAATGTGGGAGGGCAATTGAACGCGTGCACGTGCAGGGAGCAAACGAACTACTGCGCCACTGTGATGGGAAAAGACGCGCCGAAGGCCGTGGACGCACTCGCCGGTATGCTGCAGAATTCGAGCTTTGAGCAGAAACAGATTGATCGCCTGCGCCGTCTCATTCTTCGCAGAGCGGAAGAT GTGGAGGGGCGCGCTAAAGAAGTTGTGTTTGACCATTTACATGCCACAGCCTTCCAACATACCCCTCTGGGTAGAACCATTCTGGGTACTGCCGAAAGCATCCAAACAATCACCAAAGCTCACATTCAGAATTACGTTTCAACCCATTATGCTGCTCACAGAATg GTTGTTGTTGCTGCAGGAGCTGTTAAGCACGAGGAGATAGTCGAGCGAGTGAAACAGCAGTTCACAAAGTTGTCAGCTAATCCCGTGACTACTACTCAGTTGGTCTCAAATGAACCAGCAGTTTTTACTGGCTCAGAG GTTAGGATAATCGACGATTATGATCATATAGCTCGATTGGCAGTTGCATTCAAGGGAGCATCATGGACAGATCCAGATTCCATTGCTTTGATGGTGATGCAACACTTGCTGGGTTCATGGAACAAAAATGGTCTAGGGGGAAAGCATGTGGG CTCGTCGCTGGGGCAGAGGGTTGGCATTACTGGGATAGCTGAAAGCATGACGGCTTTTAACACCCAATACAAGGATACAGGGCTGTTTGGTGTCTATGCAGTGGCCAAG GTGACAGTGACGGTCAAGGGAAACTTTGACTTGCAAAATGTTGTAGCTCACTGCATCCATTTGAAGCGACTCACGAGCAAAACAACAATGTCCACGAGTTAA
- the LOC131145024 gene encoding berberine bridge enzyme-like 21, with the protein MHIFRAQTRMKIPCSANLPAHSLLLLLPFLLLPCALCAVPSVYDNFLQCLSKNSSDPSNNISSIVYSNTNPAYTKVLQAYIRNSRFDTPTTPKPVLIVTPQQESQVQAAVLCAKTIGIQIKIRSCGHDYDGISYVSEVPFIILDMFNLRKITVNIKAGTAWAQAGATIGELYHAIAQSSKVHAFPAGICPSMCVGGHISGGGYGNLLRKYGLSVDNLLDAQIVDVSGKLLDRRGMGEDLFWAISGGGGASFGVITSYFLKLVLVPQIVTYFRVERTLEQNATDVVFQWLNVADKIDNDLFMRLLVQPTTKKGQTTIRVSVIGEFLGDSQRLLGVVGKDFPALGLTQTDCKQMSWIESVLYWANFDNGSTPVDVLLNRIPDSISFLKRKSDYLQTPIPRAGLEALWKKMIELGEIGLVFNAYGGRMSEIPATATPFPHRAGNICKIQHSVTWDEAGNAAANKNLEGIRSLYEFMTSFVSKNPRGAFLNYRDLDIGVNHHGNTSYAEGTVYGKKYFMGNFDRLVKVKTAVDPTNFFWNEQSVPIMAEA; encoded by the coding sequence ATGCATATTTTCAGAGCACAAACCAGAATGAAGATCCCATGCTCTGCAAATCTTCCAGCCCATtctcttctgcttcttcttccttttctcctCCTCCCATGTGCCCTATGTGCAGTTCCATCTGTCTACGATAACTTTCTTCAGTGTCTATCCAAAAATTCTTCCGACCCATCAAACAACATCTCCTCCATAGTCTACTCCAACACCAACCCTGCATACACTAAAGTTCTACAAGCCTACATCCGCAACAGCCGATTCGACACGCCAACCACACCCAAACCAGTCCTCATTGTCACGCCTCAGCAGGAATCCCAAGTCCAGGCCGCCGTCCTGTGCGCCAAGACCATCGGCATTCAGATCAAAATCCGCAGCTGCGGCCACGACTACGACGGCATCTCTTATGTCTCCGAAGTCCCGTTCATCATCCTCGACATGTTTAATCTTCGCAAGATCACCGTGAACATCAAAGCCGGAACCGCTTGGGCTCAGGCGGGCGCCACCATCGGCGAGCTCTACCACGCCATTGCGCAGAGCAGTAAGGTTCACGCCTTTCCGGCGGGGATATGCCCCTCGATGTGCGTCGGTGGGCATATCAGCGGCGGCGGGTACGGCAACTTGCTGAGGAAGTACGGGTTGTCGGTGGACAATTTGCTGGATGCGCAGATTGTTGATGTCAGTGGCAAACTTTTGGATAGAAGGGGGATGGGGGAAGATCTATTTTGGGCGATTAGTGGAGGAGGAGGTGCTAGTTTCGGAGTGATAACGTCGTATTTCTTGAAATTGGTTCTTGTTCCACAAATCGTCACCTATTTCCGAGTGGAACGGACTTTGGAACAGAACGCGACCGATGTTGTTTTCCAGTGGCTAAATGTTGCAGACAAAATCGATAACGATCTGTTCATGAGGCTTCTCGTGCAGCCAACGACGAAGAAGGGGCAGACGACAATTAGAGTGTCGGTTATCGGAGAGTTTCTCGGTGACTCCCAGAGGCTTTTGGGGGTTGTGGGCAAGGATTTTCCGGCATTGGGTTTGACACAAACCGATTGCAAGCAAATGAGCTGGATTGAGTCTGTCCTGTACTGGGCAAACTTCGATAATGGGAGCACTCCGGTGGATGTCCTGCTCAACCGGATTCCGGACTCGATTTCTTTCTTGAAGAGGAAATCGGATTACCTGCAGACACCGATTCCCAGGGCGGGATTGGAAGCATTGTGGAAGAAGATGATCGAATTGGGGGAAATTGGGTTGGTGTTCAATGCTTACGGCGGAAGGATGAGTGAAATTCCGGCGACGGCAACTCCGTTCCCGCACAGAGCCGGTAATATCTGCAAAATCCAGCACTCTGTGACGTGGGATGAGGCCGGAAATGCGGCGGCCAATAAGAACTTGGAAGGGATTAGGAGTCTGTACGAGTTCATGACTTCATTTGTGTCGAAGAATCCGAGGGGGGCATTTCTGAATTACAGAGACCTGGACATTGGAGTTAATCACCATGGGAACACGAGCTACGCGGAAGGGACTGTTTACGGGAAAAAATATTTCATGGGGAACTTTGACAGATTGGTGAAGGTGAAGACAGCGGTGGATCCAACCAATTTCTTTTGGAATGAGCAGAGTGTCCCGATCATGGCGGAAGCCTGA
- the LOC131144431 gene encoding probable mitochondrial-processing peptidase subunit beta, mitochondrial isoform X1, whose product MATRRLLNLSRMSNKPSTFTSHSRSTSQSSAVAGQISSPASRSPPVMLYDRLSEEVKFKLRRLENPDQRFLRHASPHPAVADHSAILSSPETRITTLPNGLRVATESDLAARTATVGVWIDSGSRFEGDDANGAAHFLESVIFQGTEKKPAVGNVGGQLNACTCREQTNYCATVMGKDAPKAVDALAGMLQNSSFEQKQIDRLRRLILRRAEDVEGRAKEVVFDHLHATAFQHTPLGRTILGTAESIQTITKAHIQNYVSTHYAAHRMVVVAAGAVKHEEIVERVKQQFTKLSANPVTTTQLVSNEPAVFTGSEVRIIDDYDHIARLAVAFKGASWTDPDSIALMVMQHLLGSWNKNGLGGKHVGSSLGQRVGITGIAESMTAFNTQYKDTGLFGVYAVAKPDCLDDLVYAIMYEMSKLSYRVADEDVIRAQNQLKSSLLRNVDGTRPTAEDIGRQLLAYGRRIPFAELFARIDAVDAATVKRVANRFLFDTDVAFAAMGAVRDLRDYNWFRRRTYLLRY is encoded by the exons atGGCGACTCGCCGTCTTCTGAATCTTTCTCGGATGTCCAACAAACCCTCAACCTTTACTTCGCACTCTCGATCCACCTCGCAATCGTCGGCGGTTGCTGGACAAATCTCCTCGCCGGCGTCGAGGTCCCCGCCGGTGATGCTCTACGATCGCCTTTCAGAAGAGGTCAAATTCAAGCTCCGCCGCCTCGAAAACCCCGACCAGCGCTTCCTCCGCCACGCTTCTCCACACCCAGCCGTCGCCGACCACTCTGCGATCCTCTCCTCCCCTGAGACGCGCATCACCACTCTTCCCAACGGCCTCCGCGTCGCCACCGAGTCCGACCTAGCCGCCCGCACCGCCACCGTCGGCGTGTGGATCGACTCTGGCAGTCGGTTCGAGGGCGACGACGCCAACGGCGCGGCACACTTTCTGGAGAGCGTGATTTTCCAGGGCACGGAGAAGAAGCCGGCGGTCGGGAATGTGGGAGGGCAATTGAACGCGTGCACGTGCAGGGAGCAAACGAACTACTGCGCCACTGTGATGGGAAAAGACGCGCCGAAGGCCGTGGACGCACTCGCCGGTATGCTGCAGAATTCGAGCTTTGAGCAGAAACAGATTGATCGCCTGCGCCGTCTCATTCTTCGCAGAGCGGAAGAT GTGGAGGGGCGCGCTAAAGAAGTTGTGTTTGACCATTTACATGCCACAGCCTTCCAACATACCCCTCTGGGTAGAACCATTCTGGGTACTGCCGAAAGCATCCAAACAATCACCAAAGCTCACATTCAGAATTACGTTTCAACCCATTATGCTGCTCACAGAATg GTTGTTGTTGCTGCAGGAGCTGTTAAGCACGAGGAGATAGTCGAGCGAGTGAAACAGCAGTTCACAAAGTTGTCAGCTAATCCCGTGACTACTACTCAGTTGGTCTCAAATGAACCAGCAGTTTTTACTGGCTCAGAG GTTAGGATAATCGACGATTATGATCATATAGCTCGATTGGCAGTTGCATTCAAGGGAGCATCATGGACAGATCCAGATTCCATTGCTTTGATGGTGATGCAACACTTGCTGGGTTCATGGAACAAAAATGGTCTAGGGGGAAAGCATGTGGG CTCGTCGCTGGGGCAGAGGGTTGGCATTACTGGGATAGCTGAAAGCATGACGGCTTTTAACACCCAATACAAGGATACAGGGCTGTTTGGTGTCTATGCAGTGGCCAAG CCAGACTGCTTGGATGATTTAGTTTATGCAATAATGTATGAGATGAGCAAGCTATCTTACAGAGTTGCAGATGAAGATGTGATTCGGGCTCAAAATCAG CTAAAATCTTCTCTGCTTCGTAACGTTGATGGAACCAGGCCTACCGCTGAAGACATCGGACGTCAG CTACTTGCATATGGGCGGAGAATCCCATTTGCTGAACTATTTGCAAGGATTGATGCTGTGGATGCTGCCACTGTCAAACGTGTTGCTAATCGCTTTCTGTTCGACACG GATGTGGCATTTGCAGCCATGGGAGCCGTCAGGGATTTGCGCGACTACAACTGGTTCCGGCGCAGGACCTACTTGCTGCGTTATTAG